A single genomic interval of Lathyrus oleraceus cultivar Zhongwan6 chromosome 7, CAAS_Psat_ZW6_1.0, whole genome shotgun sequence harbors:
- the LOC127102894 gene encoding uncharacterized protein LOC127102894 — protein sequence MDPIKYIFEKLVLIERIAHWHMLLSEYNVQYAKQKVIKGSVLSKYLAHQPVEDYQPIRFDFLNEYIMALNDEKIIGDDEGPRPGSRWKLTFDGASNSLGHGIGVVITSPKGGYNPFTTSFFFDCTNNMAEYEACIMGIEVAIYLRMKILEVYRDSALVIYQVKG from the coding sequence atggatccaataaagtatatctttgagaaactTGTCTTAATAGAAAGAATAGCTCATTGGCATATGCTATTGTCTGAGTATAACGTCCAATATGCCAAACAAAAGGTTATTAAAGGTAGCGTGTTATCGAAATATCTTGCACACCAACCAGTGGAGGACTATCAACCTATAAGGTTTGATTTTTTGAACGAATATATTATGGCTTTGAATGATGAGAAGATCATAGGCGATGATGAAGGGCCCAGACCAGGATCTCGATGGAAGCTCACATTCGATGGCGCCTCAAATTCCCTAGGGCATGGCATTGGAGTTGTTATAACCTCCCCAAAAGGTGGTTATAACCCTTTTACTACAAGCTTTTTCTTTGattgcacaaataatatggcagaatatgaagcttgtatcatgggtaTCGAAGTTGCTATTTACCTTAGAATGAAGATTCTCGAGGTATACAGAGATTCAGCATTGGTAATTTACCAAGTGAAAGGATAA